The following are from one region of the Halolamina litorea genome:
- a CDS encoding metallophosphoesterase: protein MLVVLSDTHALDGSSLVGAAADAVENADLVLHAGDFTTEAVLDSFYDGTDDFRAVHGNADSPAVTERLPEATVLEYEGVRIAATHRRRGGDTGLGMFGRERGADLVVSGHTHRPRVEAAGEVTLLNPGSHADPRGARQSFAVLEPQEGGLSGELRTVGGETFAQFTVEK from the coding sequence ATGCTCGTCGTCCTCTCCGACACCCACGCCCTCGACGGGAGTTCGCTCGTCGGTGCTGCTGCCGACGCTGTCGAAAACGCCGATCTCGTGCTCCACGCCGGCGACTTCACGACCGAGGCGGTGCTCGACTCGTTCTACGACGGGACCGACGACTTCCGCGCGGTCCACGGGAACGCCGACAGTCCGGCCGTAACCGAACGCTTGCCGGAGGCGACCGTACTGGAGTACGAGGGCGTCCGGATCGCGGCCACCCACCGTCGGCGCGGCGGGGACACGGGACTGGGCATGTTCGGCCGGGAGCGCGGGGCGGACCTCGTGGTTTCGGGCCACACCCACCGGCCCCGCGTCGAGGCGGCCGGCGAAGTGACGCTGTTGAACCCCGGGAGCCACGCGGACCCGCGGGGGGCGAGGCAGTCGTTCGCAGTACTGGAACCGCAGGAAGGCGGGCTGTCCGGGGAGCTACGCACCGTCGGCGGCGAGACGTTCGCGCAGTTCACCGTCGAGAAGTGA
- a CDS encoding cation diffusion facilitator family transporter — MAGSTGVVLAALVANGAIAILKFIGFLLTGSPSMLSETYHSISDTGNQVFLLIGIRYSDKSASREHPFGYGKAQFFYAFLVSVLLFGIAGWESLRHGIHAIRTAGQTEISTFTVPVVGAELETFWLNVAVLSAAIVFETWALAKANAELQSQIDQFGWSGIREAFGKTSDVTTLTAFTEDAIALGGAGIALIGVVLTRYTGDGIYDAISAGVIGLLLMGFALALAWENKRLLLGESLPEDVERELQNIVTSHPSVVHADQFRTVFFGPQKAMLTAQVSFDPSLATGDIDDSISEIERKLEEADSRVSLVYIEPEL; from the coding sequence ATGGCTGGCAGCACTGGGGTCGTGTTGGCGGCGTTGGTCGCCAACGGCGCCATCGCGATCCTCAAGTTCATCGGCTTTCTGCTCACGGGGAGTCCCTCCATGCTCTCCGAGACGTATCACTCCATCTCCGACACCGGCAACCAGGTGTTCCTCCTCATCGGCATCCGCTACTCCGACAAGAGCGCGAGCCGCGAGCACCCCTTCGGCTACGGGAAGGCCCAGTTCTTCTACGCCTTCCTCGTCTCGGTGTTGCTGTTCGGGATCGCCGGCTGGGAGAGTCTTCGCCACGGGATCCACGCGATCCGGACCGCCGGCCAAACGGAGATCAGCACGTTCACCGTCCCCGTCGTCGGCGCCGAACTCGAGACGTTCTGGCTCAACGTCGCGGTGCTCTCGGCGGCGATCGTCTTCGAGACGTGGGCGCTCGCGAAGGCGAACGCGGAGCTTCAGAGCCAGATCGACCAGTTCGGCTGGTCGGGCATCCGCGAGGCGTTCGGCAAGACCAGCGACGTGACCACCCTCACCGCGTTCACCGAGGACGCCATCGCGCTCGGCGGCGCGGGGATCGCGCTGATCGGCGTCGTGCTCACGCGCTACACCGGCGACGGCATCTACGACGCCATCTCGGCGGGGGTCATCGGGCTCCTACTCATGGGCTTCGCGCTCGCGCTGGCGTGGGAGAACAAGCGCCTCCTGCTCGGCGAGAGCCTCCCGGAGGACGTCGAACGGGAGCTCCAGAACATCGTCACCAGCCACCCCAGCGTCGTCCACGCCGACCAGTTCCGAACCGTCTTCTTCGGCCCGCAGAAGGCGATGCTGACCGCACAGGTCAGCTTCGACCCCTCGCTCGCGACCGGCGACATCGACGACTCCATCTCCGAGATCGAGCGAAAGCTCGAGGAGGCCGACAGCCGGGTCAGTCTGGTCTACATCGAGCCGGAGCTCTGA
- a CDS encoding DUF7474 family protein, with protein MPRFDYPCPDCHAASSLHDAGCRFEGTEWQTVERAYVDVLAPLTAGARNEDDLRDLAPVWDALHQAALSHLRRAGRVQPDTNGRLELLTADEYREQVSEPTTDPMRTIYRRGSYPGCHDNAVFAMVAWYEMVGLTWPETREKVIEWLEESGTWARGGFEETSPAELVDSKRHVYEAGYGWKEKAQAAKHVIERHA; from the coding sequence GTGCCGCGGTTCGACTACCCCTGTCCCGACTGTCACGCCGCCAGCAGCCTCCACGACGCCGGCTGCCGGTTCGAGGGAACCGAGTGGCAGACCGTCGAGCGTGCCTACGTCGACGTGCTCGCGCCGCTTACTGCCGGCGCCCGCAACGAGGACGACCTCCGTGACCTTGCCCCCGTGTGGGACGCGCTGCATCAGGCCGCCCTCTCACACCTCCGCCGGGCCGGCCGGGTCCAGCCCGACACCAACGGCCGACTCGAACTCCTGACAGCCGACGAGTACCGCGAACAGGTCTCCGAGCCGACGACGGACCCGATGCGGACGATCTACCGCCGGGGCTCCTACCCCGGCTGCCACGACAACGCCGTCTTCGCCATGGTCGCGTGGTACGAGATGGTCGGGCTGACGTGGCCCGAGACCCGCGAGAAGGTGATCGAGTGGCTCGAGGAGTCCGGAACGTGGGCCCGCGGCGGCTTCGAGGAGACGAGCCCCGCCGAACTGGTCGACAGTAAGCGCCACGTCTACGAGGCCGGATACGGCTGGAAGGAGAAGGCCCAAGCCGCCAAACATGTCATCGAGCGTCACGCCTGA
- a CDS encoding MFS transporter — translation MAVPEGATAEIRGRRRAIAVVIGIVFVDLLGFGVVIPILPYYVRSFAVSDAVIGLLAASYSLMQFLAAPTLGRLSDERGRRPVILLSLVGSTVAWTVFGVAGEVGAIAGTAAGLAALFSSRMLAGAMGGNIAAANAYIADVTPAERRAGALGLLGASFSLGFIFGPALGGLAASDAVVRAADAVLPDLVPTTQYSLPSFLAAGLSLVALVLALRFLKEPDRLRGAGERRTLIDTFRDALADSSLRGLVIAFFLFSLAFSGVQVMFIPFAADVYGYDATQVALFLSYLGVLGAVNQGVLVGRLSRVVRPARLAVVGAALLASALAMLPFSPELGRLLLPWVDLVAPELAWLLVAGAVLSLGNGLLGVSLSTLVSTGASDERQGSAFGVTQGAGSLGRTVGPPLMGVLYVATYWSPFVVGALVVLPVLGLLAQRAR, via the coding sequence ATGGCCGTTCCGGAGGGTGCGACCGCCGAGATCCGCGGGCGGCGGCGGGCGATCGCCGTCGTCATCGGCATCGTCTTCGTCGATCTGCTCGGCTTCGGCGTCGTCATCCCGATCCTCCCCTACTACGTCCGCAGTTTCGCCGTCAGCGACGCCGTCATCGGCTTGTTGGCGGCCTCGTACTCCCTGATGCAGTTCCTCGCGGCGCCGACGCTCGGCCGCCTCTCCGACGAGCGCGGTCGGCGCCCCGTCATCCTGCTCTCGCTCGTCGGGAGCACGGTCGCGTGGACCGTCTTCGGCGTCGCCGGCGAGGTGGGCGCCATCGCCGGCACCGCGGCGGGGCTGGCGGCGCTGTTCTCCTCGCGGATGCTCGCCGGCGCGATGGGCGGCAACATCGCCGCCGCGAACGCGTACATCGCCGACGTGACGCCGGCGGAGCGCCGGGCGGGCGCGCTGGGTCTGCTGGGGGCGTCTTTCAGCCTCGGCTTCATTTTCGGCCCGGCGCTCGGGGGGTTGGCTGCCAGCGACGCCGTCGTCCGCGCCGCCGACGCCGTGCTTCCCGATCTCGTCCCGACGACGCAGTACTCGCTGCCGAGTTTCCTCGCGGCGGGGCTCTCGCTGGTGGCACTGGTGCTCGCGCTGCGGTTCCTCAAGGAACCCGACCGGCTCCGGGGGGCCGGCGAGCGCCGGACCCTGATCGACACCTTCCGGGACGCGCTCGCGGACTCGTCGCTCCGGGGGCTCGTCATCGCGTTCTTCCTCTTCTCGCTCGCGTTCTCGGGCGTGCAGGTGATGTTCATCCCCTTCGCGGCCGACGTCTACGGCTACGACGCCACGCAGGTCGCGCTGTTCCTGAGCTACCTCGGGGTCCTCGGCGCGGTGAATCAGGGCGTGCTCGTCGGGCGGCTGAGCCGTGTCGTCAGGCCCGCCCGCCTCGCCGTCGTCGGCGCCGCCCTGCTCGCGTCCGCACTCGCGATGCTGCCGTTCTCCCCGGAGTTGGGCCGGTTGCTGCTGCCGTGGGTCGATCTGGTGGCGCCGGAGTTGGCGTGGCTGCTGGTCGCCGGCGCGGTGCTCTCGCTGGGGAACGGGCTGCTTGGCGTCTCGCTGTCGACGCTGGTCTCGACCGGCGCCAGCGACGAGCGACAGGGGAGCGCGTTCGGCGTCACCCAGGGGGCGGGCAGTCTCGGCCGGACCGTCGGCCCGCCGCTCATGGGCGTGCTCTACGTCGCCACCTACTGGTCGCCGTTCGTCGTCGGCGCGCTGGTCGTGCTCCCGGTGCTCGGCCTGCTGGCACAGCGGGCTCGGTAG
- a CDS encoding histidine kinase N-terminal 7TM domain-containing protein, whose translation MNWGLGYVVLAALSGLTTLALAVYAVRRDEPGATYFAAMMAGASIWALPYAASLLVPDPAVHVLFELPVEVGKAVLVPSWLLFALAYTGRGGYISRRLIAGIFALPAATMALIVTNDSHGLVWSNYRVVEQLGISISWYDPGVWHWIHVGYGWLLVGIGVALIFELVLSRDSLYRDQAVALVVGTLVATVTQAKAALFVGPYPGLDLTPVGLGITGLSFGYALFRYQLFGVSPAVGRLGARAALDDVGVGVAIITRNGDVAELNAAAEAALGTDTDGAVGDPLDSFLPVDRFDPADPPETVEITDDERRSYEVTVSPVDDQHSEPLGYTVVLSDVTVRERQRQRVEVLNRVLRHNLRNDLTVVLGYAGTLADRLDGEEREMAEMIEENARGLADLGENARQVEAFLDAEETTFDAAAAVRSVVADLGTEWPDATVETAIPDSLALQGVERAFEAIVENLLENALEHGDDPVRVSLIAEDGVARLVVADAGPGIPDHEVAVLRSGGETALEHGSGLGLWAVHWGATLLGATTEIETPEGGGTRIEVRFPMDAD comes from the coding sequence ATGAACTGGGGGCTCGGCTACGTCGTCCTCGCTGCCCTCAGCGGCCTCACGACCCTCGCACTCGCCGTCTACGCCGTGCGACGCGACGAACCGGGAGCGACGTACTTCGCGGCGATGATGGCCGGGGCGTCCATCTGGGCGCTCCCCTACGCGGCCTCGCTGTTGGTCCCCGACCCCGCCGTCCACGTCCTCTTCGAACTCCCCGTCGAGGTGGGAAAGGCGGTGCTCGTCCCCTCGTGGCTGCTGTTCGCGCTCGCCTACACCGGCCGCGGGGGATACATCAGTCGCCGGCTGATCGCCGGGATATTCGCCCTCCCGGCGGCGACGATGGCGCTGATCGTCACCAACGACAGCCACGGCCTCGTCTGGTCGAACTACCGGGTCGTCGAACAGTTGGGGATCTCGATCAGTTGGTACGACCCCGGCGTTTGGCACTGGATACACGTCGGCTACGGCTGGCTGCTCGTCGGCATCGGCGTCGCGCTCATCTTCGAGTTGGTGCTCTCCCGGGACTCGCTCTACCGGGATCAGGCGGTCGCGCTCGTGGTCGGCACGCTCGTCGCCACGGTCACGCAGGCCAAGGCCGCGCTGTTCGTCGGCCCCTATCCGGGACTGGACCTCACTCCCGTCGGCCTCGGCATCACCGGGCTCTCCTTCGGTTACGCGCTGTTTCGCTACCAGCTGTTCGGCGTCTCCCCAGCGGTGGGTCGGCTCGGTGCCCGTGCGGCCCTCGACGACGTCGGCGTCGGCGTCGCCATCATCACCCGCAACGGCGACGTGGCCGAACTCAACGCCGCCGCCGAGGCCGCTCTCGGCACCGATACCGACGGCGCGGTCGGCGACCCCCTCGATAGCTTCCTCCCCGTCGACCGCTTCGACCCCGCGGACCCGCCCGAGACCGTCGAGATCACCGACGACGAGCGCCGCAGCTACGAGGTGACGGTCAGCCCCGTCGACGACCAGCACAGCGAGCCGCTGGGCTACACGGTCGTGCTCTCGGACGTGACCGTCCGGGAGCGCCAGCGCCAGCGCGTGGAGGTGCTCAACCGCGTACTCCGGCACAACCTCCGGAACGACCTCACGGTCGTCCTCGGCTACGCGGGGACGCTCGCCGACCGACTCGACGGGGAGGAGCGGGAGATGGCCGAGATGATCGAGGAGAACGCCCGCGGGCTGGCCGATCTGGGGGAGAACGCCCGGCAGGTCGAGGCGTTCCTCGACGCCGAGGAGACGACGTTCGACGCCGCGGCGGCGGTCCGATCGGTGGTCGCTGACCTCGGCACCGAGTGGCCGGACGCGACCGTCGAGACGGCGATTCCCGACTCGCTAGCGCTCCAAGGGGTCGAGCGGGCCTTTGAGGCCATCGTCGAGAACCTCCTCGAGAACGCGCTGGAGCACGGCGACGACCCGGTTCGGGTCTCCTTGATCGCCGAAGACGGCGTCGCCCGCCTCGTCGTCGCCGACGCCGGGCCCGGGATCCCCGACCACGAGGTCGCCGTGCTCCGTTCCGGCGGGGAGACGGCGCTCGAACACGGCAGCGGGCTCGGCCTCTGGGCGGTCCACTGGGGGGCGACGCTCCTCGGCGCCACGACGGAGATCGAGACACCCGAGGGCGGCGGGACGCGGATCGAGGTCCGGTTCCCGATGGACGCCGATTAA
- a CDS encoding HAD family hydrolase encodes MRAVYFDCDGTLLTLDCEYDDLFERACDAVGVTEQRSASTQNATWSGDADPTAEAQAAYGEAFFEAFDCFEPDPYRAGMAAAVEATALDADPDELAAAYVDAEVAASTPAAGAHAALDAFDGDETALGVLTNGVTSVQRRKLETAGLFERFDAFLSSYEIEAHKPDAAIFDAARERLAGEAYVYVGDSLEHDARPAREAGFLPIHVDSGAESGVVTVDGLDTLSEVA; translated from the coding sequence ATGCGCGCCGTCTACTTCGACTGCGACGGGACCCTCCTCACCCTCGACTGTGAGTACGACGACCTGTTCGAGCGAGCCTGCGACGCCGTCGGCGTCACGGAGCAACGCTCCGCGAGCACCCAGAACGCGACGTGGTCTGGTGACGCCGATCCGACCGCCGAGGCACAGGCAGCCTACGGCGAGGCGTTCTTCGAGGCGTTCGACTGTTTCGAGCCGGATCCCTACCGAGCCGGGATGGCGGCCGCCGTCGAGGCGACGGCTCTCGACGCCGATCCCGACGAGCTCGCCGCCGCCTACGTCGATGCCGAGGTGGCAGCGTCGACGCCCGCAGCGGGTGCGCACGCAGCGCTCGACGCGTTCGACGGAGACGAGACGGCACTGGGCGTGCTGACCAACGGCGTCACGTCGGTCCAGCGCCGGAAACTCGAAACGGCGGGGCTGTTCGAGCGCTTCGACGCGTTCCTCTCGAGCTACGAGATCGAGGCTCACAAGCCCGACGCGGCGATCTTCGACGCCGCCCGGGAGCGCCTCGCCGGCGAGGCGTACGTCTACGTGGGCGACTCGCTGGAGCACGACGCCCGGCCGGCGCGGGAGGCGGGGTTCCTCCCGATCCACGTCGACTCGGGGGCCGAGTCGGGCGTCGTCACCGTCGACGGCCTCGACACACTCTCGGAGGTCGCTTAA
- a CDS encoding DNA polymerase sliding clamp, with translation MFKAIVSASTLRDSLDAVSVLVEECKIRLNEEELSIRAVDPANVGMVDLTLEAAAFESYEADGGVIGVNLTRLEEVAGMANADDLIHLELDEETRKLHIEVEGLSYTLALIDPDSIRQEPDIPDLDLPAEIVLEGAQLNRGITAADMVSDHIRLRVDEAEETFHIEAEGDTDDVDLHLDAADLIDLTAGPADSLFSLDYLKDMNKAIASDAEVRVELGEEFPVKLHYEFAEGLGNVTFMLAPRIQSD, from the coding sequence ATGTTCAAGGCCATCGTGAGCGCGTCGACGCTCCGGGACTCCCTCGACGCCGTGAGCGTGCTGGTCGAGGAGTGCAAGATCCGGCTGAACGAGGAGGAGCTGTCGATCCGAGCCGTCGATCCGGCGAACGTCGGCATGGTCGACCTCACCCTCGAAGCGGCCGCGTTCGAGTCCTACGAGGCCGACGGCGGCGTCATCGGCGTCAACCTCACGCGACTCGAGGAGGTCGCGGGGATGGCCAACGCCGACGACCTGATCCACCTCGAACTCGACGAGGAGACCCGCAAACTCCACATCGAGGTCGAAGGGCTCTCCTACACGCTGGCGCTCATCGACCCCGACTCGATCCGACAGGAGCCGGACATCCCGGACCTCGACCTCCCCGCCGAGATCGTGCTCGAAGGGGCACAGCTCAACCGCGGGATCACCGCCGCGGACATGGTGAGCGACCACATCCGCCTGCGCGTCGACGAGGCCGAGGAGACGTTCCACATCGAGGCCGAGGGCGACACCGACGACGTGGACCTGCATCTCGATGCTGCGGACCTGATCGACCTCACCGCCGGTCCCGCCGACTCGCTGTTCAGCCTCGACTACCTGAAGGACATGAACAAGGCCATCGCCTCCGACGCCGAGGTCCGCGTCGAACTCGGCGAGGAGTTCCCGGTGAAGCTTCACTACGAGTTCGCCGAGGGGCTGGGCAACGTGACGTTCATGCTCGCGCCGCGTATCCAGAGCGACTAA
- a CDS encoding aminopeptidase → MDPRIREHAETIVEHSTGIEAGDDVIVYLPGDAEDLAVALHELLGEKGANPLLLTYSERADRAFLRNSDEFDTPEHELALYENADATIIARSGPNPSEKADVPPEQTAAYNRAHDPVKKARLDTTWCLTQYPSSGYAQLAGMSTEAYENFVYDAVSLDWEAQREFQQNLVEILDDASEVRIRAGEETDLTMSIEGNTAANDYGEANLPGGEVFTAPEKYSVEGEVHFDMPLYRQGREVEGVRLTFEDGKVTEFSAERNEDVLQGVFDTDEGARYLGELGIGMNDAIDQFTYNMLFDEKMGETVHMAVGSAYPMCVGEGNELNDSAEHVDMILDMSEDSVIEVDGEVVQENGEFIFE, encoded by the coding sequence ATGGACCCACGCATCCGCGAACACGCCGAGACCATCGTCGAACACTCCACCGGCATCGAGGCCGGCGACGACGTGATCGTCTACCTCCCCGGGGACGCCGAGGACCTCGCCGTTGCCCTCCACGAACTGCTTGGCGAGAAGGGTGCCAACCCCCTCCTGCTCACCTACTCCGAGCGCGCCGACCGCGCGTTCCTCCGCAACAGCGACGAGTTCGACACGCCCGAACACGAACTCGCGCTCTACGAGAACGCCGACGCGACGATCATCGCCCGCAGCGGCCCCAACCCCAGCGAGAAAGCCGACGTGCCCCCCGAGCAGACTGCGGCGTACAACCGCGCCCACGACCCCGTCAAGAAGGCCCGCCTCGATACGACGTGGTGTCTCACCCAGTACCCGAGTTCGGGCTACGCCCAACTCGCGGGCATGAGCACCGAGGCCTACGAGAACTTCGTCTACGACGCCGTCTCGCTGGACTGGGAGGCACAGCGCGAGTTCCAGCAGAACCTCGTCGAGATCCTCGACGACGCAAGCGAGGTCCGCATCCGCGCCGGCGAGGAGACCGACCTCACGATGTCCATCGAGGGCAACACCGCGGCCAACGACTACGGCGAGGCGAACCTCCCCGGCGGCGAGGTGTTCACCGCCCCCGAGAAGTACAGCGTCGAGGGTGAGGTCCACTTCGACATGCCACTCTACCGGCAGGGCCGCGAGGTCGAGGGCGTCCGCCTCACCTTCGAGGACGGCAAGGTCACCGAGTTCTCCGCCGAGCGCAACGAGGACGTGCTGCAGGGCGTCTTTGACACCGACGAGGGTGCACGCTACCTCGGCGAGCTCGGCATCGGGATGAACGACGCCATCGACCAGTTCACCTACAACATGCTGTTCGACGAGAAGATGGGCGAGACGGTCCACATGGCGGTCGGCAGCGCCTACCCGATGTGTGTCGGCGAGGGCAACGAACTCAACGACAGCGCCGAACACGTCGACATGATCCTCGACATGAGCGAGGACTCCGTCATCGAGGTCGACGGCGAGGTCGTTCAGGAGAACGGCGAGTTCATCTTCGAGTAG
- a CDS encoding Lrp/AsnC family transcriptional regulator: protein MSDQEIDDIDKAILYALQEDARNMSSGDIAERTGTSDSTVRKRIQRLEADGPIKGYSANVDYQKSGYPLRMLLYCTAAIPERADLIPAILDIEGVVSVQELVTGEQNLLVTAVGETDDDITPVAQELLDMGLTVADEVLVRSHETTPFGKFDAEAHADEES, encoded by the coding sequence ATGAGCGACCAGGAGATCGACGACATCGATAAAGCGATCCTGTACGCACTCCAGGAGGACGCTCGAAACATGTCCTCCGGGGACATCGCCGAGCGGACCGGTACCTCGGACAGCACCGTCCGCAAGCGCATCCAGCGTCTCGAAGCCGACGGCCCGATCAAGGGGTACAGCGCCAACGTCGACTATCAGAAATCGGGCTACCCCCTCCGGATGTTGCTGTACTGTACCGCGGCCATCCCCGAACGGGCCGACCTCATCCCCGCCATCCTGGACATCGAGGGGGTCGTCTCGGTTCAGGAGTTGGTCACGGGCGAACAGAACCTCCTCGTCACCGCCGTCGGCGAGACGGACGACGACATCACGCCCGTCGCTCAGGAACTCCTCGATATGGGGCTCACCGTCGCCGACGAGGTCCTCGTTCGAAGCCACGAGACGACGCCCTTCGGCAAGTTCGACGCCGAGGCCCACGCCGACGAGGAGTCCTAA